A DNA window from Labrus mixtus chromosome 4, fLabMix1.1, whole genome shotgun sequence contains the following coding sequences:
- the plekhg7 gene encoding LOW QUALITY PROTEIN: pleckstrin homology domain-containing family G member 7 (The sequence of the model RefSeq protein was modified relative to this genomic sequence to represent the inferred CDS: deleted 1 base in 1 codon; substituted 1 base at 1 genomic stop codon): MQKDYHLTLTRGDXATRPFTLLHSHYDAFEVIMSALKHVILQDKDQDVEKKKQLDWSYIEEWAENEVVTATTGVATAQTQTDEERTFEHKETQTSSPVIMHIDLTRTHSKLRHSSLSDPFFQFDRQAPGRISTSPTLRRMRSTRRPLSDTWETVPMGSTREESPSVSPFSPVHKVKSPLAASPLSDGEIHLTHSTSGRQRTRSHRSKTLDNGITSKRQECSSAHPAGLKDFGFTDTEVKQEKELNRLQERRRSSVVVSLPGLDVSPGDLFVSNGAADILNGSNFSDSKKSKWPFSRRSTTKGKPQMCTASDVEKYLSTSQIQDWRNSDLQRFKDFSLAEFLRDQSSQVSADSDPQGFKRQETIWELFTSECVYFLDQLMVLKEVFLATLTNLQVRNCLTDVDSWRLFANLNELCLVSFGFLNNLLRVIKDMLEISEGGVPTLLELLSKAFRESVCHCLQKYCLNYSTALLYLDSLKSREDFGCYVKWCERNEQCRRLQLRDLLVAPLQRLTRYPLLLRNIAKRCQAEDETRGLQVIAEQVDTSICDLEGKVKWLDNYQKVKQLRDALVWLPVWERDKRAFVPENLKHLLKAVTLENLISHRSLLHDGKLVLVENTKLVDVYLFLFDEFLLITKIKRNKKRSVGPEQNPLRPPLNMELGQLLKEGSTFTVLDQPVSLDRLQLKNIDQLNASTSGLPHSFIIMHQNRYQQCIGVFILQAPSEAAKRVWMSKIEGAVTALLKLDSEQPRVKSSSLWLESSQI, translated from the exons ATGCAGAAGGATTATCATCTGACCTTAACC AGAGGAGACTAAGCAACCAGACCGTTCACTTTGCTGCACTCGCACTACGATGCCTTTGAGGTTATAATGTCTGCCCTGAAGCACGTCATCCTGCAAGATAAAGACCAGGacgtggagaagaagaagcagctggACTGGAGTTACATTGAGGAGTGGGCTGAGAATGAAGTGGTCACCGCGACGACAGGTGTGGCGACCGCGCAGACGCAAACGGACGAGGAGCGGACTTTTGAGCACAAGGAGACTCAGACCAGCAGCCCGGTGATCATGCACATCGACCTGACGCGGACACACTCCAAGCTGAGACACTCGTCCCTGTCGGACCCCTTTTTTCAGTTCGACCGGCAGGCCCCCGGGCGCATCTCCACGTCCCCGACgctgaggaggatgaggagcacCAGGCGTCCTCTGTCGGACACCTGGGAGACCGTCCCGATGGGGAGCACCCGGGAGGAGTCTCCCTCTGTGAGCCCCTTCTCCCCAGTCCACAAAGTCAAGTCCCCTCTCGCAGCCAGCCCCCTCTCCGACGGAGAGATCCATCTGACACACTCAACATCCGGCCGACAGAGAACCAGATCACATAGATCCAAGACTTTAGACAACGGCATCACCTCCAAGAGACAAGAATGTAGCAGCGCTCATCCTGCAGGTCTTAAAGACTTTGGATTTACTGACACTGAAGTAAAG caGGAGAAGGAGCTCAATAG GCTCCaggagaggaggcggagctCCGTGGTGGTCAGCCTCCCAGGATTGGACGTTTCACCAGGAGACCTTTTTGTATCCAACGGAGCAGCTGACATTTTAAATGGATCAAACTTCTCTG ATTCTAAGAAGTCAAAGTGGCCTTTTTCAAGGCGCAGCACA acTAAAGGGAAGCCACAGATGTGCACGGCGTCAGATGTTGAAAAATATCTCTCAACATCACAAATCCAAGACTGGAGGAACTCCGACCTCCAGCGCTTTAAG GACTTCTCTCTGGCCGAGTTCCTGCGGGACCAGTCCTCCCAGGTGAGCGCCGACTCTGACCCTCAGGGCTTCAAGAGACAGGAGACCATCTGGGAACTTTTCACCAGCGAGTGTGTCTACTTCCTGGATCAGCTGATGGTGCTCAAAGAG GTGTTTCTGGCCACGCTCACAAACCTGCAGGTGAGGAACTGCCTGACTGATGTCGACTCCTGGAGGCTGTTCGCGAACCTCAATGAGCTCTGCCTG GTGAGCTTTGGTTTCCTGAACAACCTCCTGCGTGTCATCAAGGACATGTTGGAGATTAGTGAGGGTGGCGTGCCCAccctgctggagctgctgagcAAG GCTTTCCGGGAGAGCGTCTGCCACTGCTTGCAGAAGTACTGCCTCAACTACTCCACGGCTCTGCTTTATCTGGACAGCCTGAAGTCCCGGGAGGACTTTGGATGCTACGTGAAG TGGTGTGAGAGGAACGAGCAGTGCCGGAGGCTGCAACTGCGTGACCTGCTGGTGGCGCCGCTGCAGAGGCTAACTCGATATCCGCTGCTGCTGCGGAATATTGCAAAGAGATGCCAGGCGGAGGACGAGACCAGAGGCCTGCAGGTTATCGCGGAGCAAGTGGACACATCTATAT GTGATTTAGAAGGAAAGGTGAAGTGGCTCGACAACTACCAGAAGGTGAAACAGCTGAGAGACGCCCTGGTGTGGCTTCctgtgtgggagagagacaaGCGGGCCTTCGTCCCTGAG AACCTGAAACATCTGTTAAAGGCCGTCACTCTGGAGAATCTCATCTCGCACAGAAGTCTGCTGCACGACGGGAAACTGGTGCTCGTAGAGAACACGAAGCTGGTCGACGTTTACCTGTTCCTGTTCGACGAATTCCTGCTGATCACAAAGATAAAGAGGAACAAGAAG AGGTCCGTCGGTCCGGAGCAGAATCCTCTGAGGCCGCCTCTGAACATGGAGCTGGGCCAGCTGCTTAAGGAGGGGTCCACCTTCACAGTTCTGGACCAGCCCGTCTCCCTGGACCGACTTCAGCTGAAGAACATCGATCAGCTCAACGCATCGA CATCAGGTCTGCCtcattcattcatcatcatGCACCAGAACCGCTACCAGCAGTGTATCGGTGTGTTCATCCTGCAGGCTCCATCAGAAGCTGCCAAG AGAGTGTGGATGTCAAAGATAGAGGGCGCTGTGACGGCGCTGCTGAAGCTGGACTCTGAGCAGCCGCGGGTCAAGAGCTCCTCCCTGTGGCTGGAGTCTTCACAGATCTGA